The following are encoded in a window of Lactobacillus panisapium genomic DNA:
- a CDS encoding helix-turn-helix domain-containing protein: MILREHYFPKANSIHVIESYCSVLLFYLSRLVSDVSQNLIIDDNDKNVLMILQEIEYCDGNCSLNELADKFHFSTSTIYKLLMNTTGKNFTQIKISAQLEKAKLLLKETSMSITDIMLNVGIKNTTFFYNKFYKEFGETPKQFRQKNKSIEI, from the coding sequence ATGATTTTGAGAGAGCATTATTTTCCAAAGGCAAACAGTATCCATGTAATTGAAAGCTACTGTTCAGTATTGCTTTTTTATTTAAGTCGTTTGGTTAGCGATGTTAGCCAGAATTTAATAATTGACGATAATGACAAGAACGTTCTAATGATACTTCAGGAAATTGAGTATTGTGATGGCAACTGCTCTCTAAATGAACTAGCAGATAAATTTCACTTTTCAACCAGTACAATTTATAAATTATTGATGAATACAACTGGTAAAAACTTTACACAAATTAAAATTAGTGCACAGTTAGAAAAAGCAAAGTTACTTTTAAAAGAAACATCAATGTCAATTACAGATATTATGTTAAATGTAGGTATAAAGAATACTACTTTCTTCTATAATAAATTTTATAAAGAATTTGGTGAAACACCTAAGCAGTTCAGGCAAAAGAATAAATCAATTGAAATATAG
- a CDS encoding glycoside hydrolase family 1 protein, with amino-acid sequence MIKRDYDKRYLLGGAIACSQADGGFREGGKGISTQDLRYLNPAWTPEQIEEKHQKDPFSKKEYDTALKSDGTKYYPFRRGIDFYHHYKEDIKLFAELGLQIFRTSISWSRIFPNGDDAVPNEEGIEYYRDMFSECHKYGIKVFATMVHYDIPVNLVEKYGGWKNRKIIKFFERYVTVLYKRLGDLVDFWLPFNEINAAKFSPWDGVCLIPGEEENMDQKIFQCLHHQFLCSARAVQLGRKLVPGKPVGAMIARFTTYPATSKPEDNLQAIQDDQYSNWFYLDVLARGYYPEYMKRYFDKINVHIHFESGDAELLKSGTVGFVSFSYYFSQVSTNEANWEKTAGNLIMTKKNPYLKESEWGWQIDPIGLRFTLNQIYDRYHLPIIVAENGLGAHDVLTEDHKVHDDYRIAYLKAHIDQLDEAVKDGVDLIAYTMWGIIDIVSCGPLTMDKRYGVIYVDLDNAGNGTGKRYKKDSFYWYKNRIKQHKKTNFNK; translated from the coding sequence ATGATAAAAAGAGATTATGATAAAAGATATTTACTAGGTGGTGCAATTGCATGCTCTCAGGCTGATGGAGGATTTCGAGAAGGAGGTAAAGGAATCTCCACCCAAGATTTACGGTATTTAAATCCAGCATGGACTCCAGAGCAAATTGAAGAAAAGCACCAAAAAGACCCGTTTTCAAAAAAGGAATATGATACTGCTTTAAAAAGCGATGGCACAAAATATTATCCATTCAGACGGGGAATTGATTTCTACCATCATTATAAAGAAGACATCAAACTTTTTGCTGAACTAGGTCTACAAATTTTTAGAACTTCAATTAGTTGGTCACGAATATTTCCAAATGGAGACGATGCTGTGCCTAATGAAGAAGGTATCGAGTATTACCGTGACATGTTTTCAGAATGCCACAAATATGGTATTAAAGTATTTGCAACAATGGTTCATTATGATATTCCGGTTAATTTAGTTGAAAAATATGGTGGTTGGAAAAACAGAAAGATTATCAAATTCTTTGAAAGATATGTAACTGTTTTATACAAACGTCTCGGTGATTTAGTCGATTTCTGGCTTCCATTTAATGAAATTAATGCAGCTAAATTTTCTCCTTGGGATGGCGTCTGTCTTATACCAGGAGAAGAGGAAAATATGGATCAAAAAATTTTTCAGTGTCTGCATCACCAATTTTTATGTAGTGCAAGAGCTGTTCAGTTAGGCAGGAAACTGGTTCCCGGAAAACCAGTTGGTGCAATGATTGCTCGCTTTACAACGTACCCAGCTACATCAAAGCCAGAAGATAACTTACAAGCAATACAAGATGATCAATATTCGAACTGGTTTTATCTAGATGTACTTGCACGCGGTTACTATCCAGAATACATGAAACGGTATTTTGATAAGATTAATGTTCACATTCATTTCGAATCTGGTGATGCCGAACTATTAAAAAGCGGAACCGTGGGATTTGTTTCCTTTTCTTATTATTTTTCACAAGTATCTACAAATGAAGCAAATTGGGAAAAAACAGCCGGTAATTTAATTATGACAAAGAAAAACCCTTATTTAAAGGAATCAGAATGGGGCTGGCAAATAGATCCAATCGGCTTGCGCTTCACCTTAAATCAAATTTATGATCGATATCACTTACCAATTATTGTTGCTGAAAATGGTTTAGGTGCTCATGATGTACTAACTGAAGACCATAAAGTTCATGATGATTACAGAATTGCCTATTTGAAAGCACACATAGATCAGCTTGACGAGGCTGTTAAAGATGGCGTGGATTTAATTGCTTACACAATGTGGGGGATTATTGACATAGTCTCATGTGGGCCTTTAACAATGGACAAACGTTATGGTGTTATATACGTAGACTTAGACAATGCCGGTAATGGAACTGGAAAGCGTTACAAGAAAGACTCTTTTTATTGGTATAAAAATAGAATTAAGCAACACAAGAAAACAAATTTTAATAAGTAA
- a CDS encoding glucose PTS transporter subunit IIA has protein sequence MEKRELAEKIIDFLGGPENINNYWHCVTRLRFTINNDEKAQLSEIEKLPGVLGTTIKNNQYQVVIGPGVDTLFSAIEQILGVSKNEDNDSKKETSHKISGKLILDVISGVFQPILPALVAGGMLKGILAIVLAISPSLEKNTTMALFNLIADVPFYFLPFLLAISSSRKFKLNEFLGICMAGALLYPTFVAKIASGNSGLTLFGLKIPVFNYATSVFPVILGVGLMAVIYHFIDRFIPDVLKLVVVPAITLIIAVPLAMWILAPLGAYGGLYLAKGIVWLFNKAGLLAGFLLGFFMPLIVLTGMHQSTSPIQIQNIATLGYDYLLPVSFVHNMAESGAALGTSLRMKDKELRAAGLSTSFSAFIGISEPALYTVNVVHKTSMIAAMCGSGFGGMLTVLLGAKCYAFVMPGITSLPVYVKAGQGFANVLLMIVCLVASFLVSALVALILGGKVDKENKAKSASKSRVEIVSPTSGMIVSLEDVNDPVFSKKTMGEGFAIKPTSDEIYSPVSGKVTMLAVTKHGIGITTSEGVEVLLHLGIDTVELKGEPFQLFVHKGDHVAAGQKIALMDIKQIEKDGKDPTVIFVITNSKDKIKKIDFEYTKGNISFGSSVMSAELI, from the coding sequence ATGGAAAAAAGGGAGCTAGCAGAAAAAATTATTGATTTTCTTGGTGGGCCAGAAAATATTAATAATTATTGGCATTGTGTTACCAGATTAAGATTTACAATCAATAATGATGAGAAAGCACAACTATCTGAAATTGAAAAATTACCTGGAGTTTTGGGAACAACAATTAAAAATAATCAATATCAAGTTGTTATCGGTCCCGGCGTGGATACACTATTCTCAGCAATAGAGCAAATTTTAGGTGTTAGTAAAAATGAGGATAACGATTCTAAAAAAGAAACTTCGCATAAAATTAGTGGAAAGTTGATTTTGGATGTTATTTCTGGCGTCTTTCAACCTATTCTGCCCGCATTAGTGGCCGGTGGTATGTTAAAAGGAATTTTAGCAATTGTTTTAGCTATCTCTCCAAGCCTTGAAAAAAATACCACAATGGCATTATTTAACTTAATTGCTGATGTTCCTTTTTACTTTTTACCTTTTCTACTGGCAATTTCTTCATCAAGGAAGTTCAAACTAAATGAATTTTTAGGTATTTGTATGGCGGGGGCACTACTTTATCCAACATTTGTAGCTAAGATAGCTAGCGGAAACTCCGGATTAACACTATTTGGGTTAAAAATTCCAGTTTTTAATTATGCTACATCGGTTTTTCCAGTAATTTTAGGTGTCGGGCTTATGGCCGTAATATATCATTTTATTGATCGCTTCATTCCTGATGTCTTAAAGCTAGTTGTTGTTCCTGCTATCACTTTAATTATAGCTGTTCCGCTTGCAATGTGGATTTTAGCACCATTAGGTGCTTATGGTGGTCTATATTTAGCAAAGGGTATAGTATGGCTGTTTAATAAAGCTGGGTTATTGGCTGGATTCCTATTAGGTTTTTTTATGCCACTGATCGTTTTAACAGGCATGCACCAATCAACTTCACCAATTCAGATACAAAATATTGCAACTCTAGGCTATGATTACTTATTACCTGTTTCTTTCGTGCATAATATGGCTGAGTCTGGAGCAGCATTAGGAACTTCTTTAAGAATGAAGGACAAGGAGTTAAGGGCAGCTGGACTGTCTACTAGTTTTTCTGCGTTTATTGGTATTTCAGAACCGGCCTTATACACAGTGAATGTTGTCCATAAGACATCAATGATAGCAGCAATGTGTGGTTCAGGTTTTGGAGGCATGTTAACAGTCCTATTAGGGGCCAAATGTTATGCTTTTGTTATGCCTGGTATTACTTCTTTACCGGTTTATGTAAAAGCTGGTCAAGGATTCGCAAATGTCTTATTGATGATTGTTTGTTTAGTAGCTTCTTTTTTGGTAAGCGCACTAGTAGCATTAATTTTAGGTGGTAAAGTTGACAAAGAAAATAAAGCAAAATCTGCAAGTAAGAGTCGCGTTGAAATTGTTTCACCTACTTCAGGTATGATCGTGTCACTTGAAGATGTTAATGATCCAGTTTTTTCTAAGAAAACAATGGGTGAGGGCTTTGCTATTAAGCCTACTTCTGATGAAATTTATTCTCCAGTTTCAGGAAAAGTTACTATGCTTGCAGTAACAAAACATGGAATTGGTATTACAACAAGTGAAGGGGTGGAAGTTCTTCTACACTTGGGAATTGATACGGTTGAATTAAAAGGGGAACCTTTTCAATTATTTGTCCATAAAGGTGATCATGTTGCAGCTGGTCAAAAAATTGCATTAATGGACATTAAACAAATAGAAAAAGACGGAAAGGATCCAACCGTTATTTTTGTAATTACTAATTCAAAAGATAAAATCAAAAAAATAGATTTTGAATATACCAAGGGAAATATTTCCTTTGGCAGCAGTGTTATGTCAGCAGAATTAATATAG
- a CDS encoding GH39 family glycosyl hydrolase has product MLNFKIEKSIQTPFPHYWEVCVGSCHAYTALREDYRQQLTKAHQELGFKYVRFHGLFDDEMSVCIENFDFNGQSQGITYNFGNIDNIIDFLLRIGMKPFLELGFMPTCLASGENKIFAYGGNNTMPKSDQAWEELIEKFITHIIARYGREEVESWFFEVWNEPNLPLFFAGTQKDYFHLYEITVKTAKQIDEKLQFGGPATSYNSWVPEMIAFCEQNNVPLDFISTHHYPTDDPLWQSGMDIEEFFKKTGGKKTDYHRGILKEMTSRTKKQAGKYPLYYTEWNVSAMLGDHIHDEPYAAAMVAKTLADNDGLVDGYSFWTFSDIFEEQSQKPGEFHGGFGLQTVDGIEKPVYRIFEIFHQLGTSRVKITANQEKTAEVLATRKANDLQLVVYNHNVPSGKIQTEKVAIDLASSHSDTCLVQRIDDDNANPIKEWVKMGSPEYLKQDEVEQLKQAALLQNEQLTISDGRLELEMPPHSCAFVTVNNYFN; this is encoded by the coding sequence ATGCTGAACTTTAAAATAGAGAAAAGTATTCAAACTCCATTTCCGCATTATTGGGAAGTTTGTGTAGGTAGTTGTCACGCTTATACAGCTCTGCGTGAAGATTACCGGCAACAATTAACCAAGGCTCATCAAGAATTAGGGTTCAAATATGTCCGTTTTCATGGTCTGTTTGATGATGAGATGAGTGTTTGCATTGAAAATTTTGACTTTAATGGTCAATCCCAAGGCATTACCTATAATTTTGGTAATATTGATAATATTATCGACTTTTTGTTGCGCATTGGTATGAAGCCATTTCTCGAATTAGGTTTTATGCCAACATGTCTGGCTTCCGGCGAAAATAAAATTTTTGCCTATGGCGGCAATAATACTATGCCTAAATCTGATCAAGCGTGGGAAGAATTAATTGAGAAGTTTATTACTCACATCATTGCCCGCTATGGTAGGGAAGAAGTTGAATCTTGGTTTTTTGAAGTTTGGAACGAACCAAATCTGCCTCTATTCTTTGCCGGCACTCAAAAGGATTATTTTCACCTTTATGAAATAACAGTTAAAACAGCTAAGCAAATTGATGAAAAACTACAATTCGGTGGCCCAGCAACTTCATATAATTCTTGGGTACCAGAAATGATTGCTTTTTGTGAACAAAATAATGTGCCTCTTGACTTCATTTCAACGCATCATTATCCAACAGATGATCCACTATGGCAAAGCGGAATGGATATTGAGGAATTCTTTAAGAAGACTGGCGGTAAAAAGACAGACTATCACCGGGGCATTTTAAAAGAAATGACGAGTAGGACTAAGAAGCAGGCGGGAAAATATCCGCTGTATTATACTGAATGGAATGTTTCAGCCATGCTGGGTGATCATATTCACGATGAGCCTTATGCGGCTGCAATGGTCGCCAAAACCTTAGCAGATAATGATGGTTTAGTTGATGGTTATTCATTTTGGACTTTTAGTGATATTTTTGAAGAGCAATCGCAAAAGCCGGGAGAATTTCACGGTGGCTTCGGTCTTCAAACTGTTGATGGAATCGAAAAACCTGTCTATCGCATTTTTGAAATCTTTCACCAATTAGGAACAAGCCGGGTTAAAATTACTGCCAATCAGGAAAAAACAGCAGAAGTATTGGCTACTAGAAAGGCTAACGACTTGCAACTCGTAGTCTATAACCACAATGTTCCAAGCGGGAAGATTCAAACTGAAAAAGTAGCAATTGATCTTGCTTCTAGCCATTCGGACACTTGTTTAGTGCAGAGAATTGATGATGATAATGCCAATCCAATTAAAGAATGGGTTAAGATGGGAAGTCCGGAATATCTTAAGCAGGATGAAGTAGAACAGCTTAAGCAAGCAGCGCTATTGCAAAATGAACAGCTGACTATTTCAGATGGACGACTGGAACTGGAAATGCCGCCACATTCATGTGCATTTGTCACTGTTAATAATTATTTTAATTAA
- a CDS encoding PTS sugar transporter subunit IIC, which produces MKNFQKWLEKYLVPFSNKLGQNKVLQSISSGMVMTLPVTIGASVFSIFASFPIKPVADWFNQVGITPSMTAIVNGTMNILAVFIAFTIAYNYAQKCKANGVVAGLFSLASFFILMPQSIPGKKPVNAFQINYLGSEGIIVAILLSILIGVFYVKLSRNKKLIIKLPDSVPSMVSSSIEPLIVGIIIFTVVFVVRAIFDYSQFGNVFDFINKLITTPLMNVGGSPITLILIMVLSNVLFTFGIHPAAIQSVIIPIVISMMVSSTPAYQAGKTIPFLSNLVVFAFSNNDAAGATLSLVLIALIFGKSKRYKEFFKVSALPNIFNINEPIIFGMPIVLNPLMFIPFILSSFVSSGVALLAVKIGFITNYNPSLGMGMPWTMPKLIADAMIMGWQGAVVWLINFALMFVIYLPFFRVADKQALEEENSKND; this is translated from the coding sequence ATGAAAAATTTTCAAAAGTGGTTAGAGAAATATCTCGTTCCATTTTCAAATAAACTGGGCCAGAATAAGGTTCTGCAGAGTATCTCTTCTGGGATGGTGATGACTCTGCCAGTGACGATTGGAGCCTCTGTGTTTTCAATCTTCGCTAGTTTTCCAATTAAACCAGTAGCGGATTGGTTCAATCAAGTTGGCATCACGCCTTCAATGACGGCGATTGTTAACGGAACAATGAATATCTTGGCTGTTTTCATTGCATTTACAATTGCGTATAATTATGCACAAAAATGTAAAGCTAATGGGGTAGTTGCTGGATTATTCAGTTTGGCAAGTTTCTTTATTTTAATGCCGCAATCTATTCCTGGGAAAAAGCCAGTTAACGCCTTCCAAATTAACTACTTAGGTAGTGAAGGAATTATTGTTGCAATTCTATTGTCAATTTTAATTGGTGTATTCTACGTTAAATTGAGTAGAAATAAAAAGTTAATAATTAAATTACCTGACTCAGTTCCAAGCATGGTTAGCTCATCGATTGAGCCGCTGATTGTTGGTATCATTATTTTTACCGTTGTATTTGTTGTTAGAGCAATCTTTGACTACTCACAATTTGGCAATGTTTTTGACTTTATCAATAAATTAATTACGACGCCATTGATGAACGTGGGTGGTTCACCAATTACCCTAATTTTAATTATGGTTTTATCAAATGTACTGTTTACTTTTGGTATTCACCCAGCAGCTATTCAATCCGTCATTATTCCGATTGTGATCTCAATGATGGTCAGCAGCACTCCTGCCTATCAAGCAGGAAAAACAATTCCATTTTTGAGTAACTTAGTTGTGTTTGCCTTTTCAAATAATGATGCGGCTGGTGCTACTTTGAGTTTAGTGTTAATTGCCCTAATCTTTGGTAAATCCAAGCGTTATAAAGAGTTCTTCAAAGTTTCAGCTTTACCAAACATCTTTAATATTAACGAACCAATTATTTTTGGGATGCCAATTGTTTTAAACCCATTAATGTTTATTCCATTTATTTTATCAAGCTTTGTTTCTAGTGGAGTGGCATTATTAGCTGTTAAAATTGGCTTTATTACCAACTATAATCCTAGCCTTGGAATGGGAATGCCTTGGACAATGCCTAAGTTAATTGCGGACGCAATGATTATGGGTTGGCAAGGTGCTGTCGTTTGGCTAATCAATTTTGCCTTAATGTTTGTCATTTACCTCCCATTCTTTAGAGTAGCCGACAAGCAGGCTTTAGAGGAGGAAAATAGCAAGAATGACTAA
- a CDS encoding glycoside hydrolase family 1 protein: protein MTNQFHLKEDFPQDFLWGASTSAFQVEGAANEDGKGLTVADLRSQKSKYLDTSVGVDHYHHIEEDVALMAKLGLKSYRFSISWARIFPNGNDQEPNQKGIAFYNKLINLLVENKIEPIVTLFHFDCPVGIIKEYGGWSNRQAISDYYRYAKTVLELFGDRVKYWLTINEQSLIANVPAMNGITDSDKHQLRQKGENSNYYMFLAQAKVYALCHKLYPESKIGPAVSYMTNFPYDHTSANALKSKSMEDMISFIDMDVALRGELPSYYKRYLLDSNIELDVQDGDEQILQNGKANFLGLNWYSTSVFKLSQEQSPKMLDGVISNVEKVRDDRLMNSEWDFSYDPVGLRFALQKVNDRYPNIPIIITECGWPEREELEEGKVHDTKRIKYLNGHIYELREAIKDGVNVISFNPWSFLDLLSVNDGMDKRYGLVFVNRDNYAEKDLVRYPKDSYYFYQKVIATNAQNVVKLNIDEDKEEI, encoded by the coding sequence ATGACTAATCAGTTTCATCTAAAAGAAGATTTTCCGCAAGATTTTTTGTGGGGTGCCAGCACATCTGCTTTTCAAGTAGAAGGAGCTGCTAATGAGGATGGCAAGGGACTAACAGTTGCCGATCTTCGTTCACAAAAAAGCAAGTATTTGGATACTTCAGTCGGTGTGGATCATTATCATCACATTGAAGAAGATGTGGCACTAATGGCAAAACTCGGTCTTAAGAGCTACCGGTTTTCCATTTCGTGGGCCCGAATTTTTCCTAATGGCAATGATCAAGAGCCTAATCAAAAGGGGATTGCTTTTTACAATAAGTTAATTAACCTTTTGGTTGAGAATAAGATTGAACCAATAGTTACCTTATTTCATTTTGATTGTCCGGTTGGCATAATTAAGGAGTATGGTGGCTGGTCCAATAGACAGGCAATTTCTGATTATTATCGTTATGCTAAAACAGTTCTAGAATTATTTGGGGACCGTGTTAAATACTGGCTGACGATTAATGAGCAGTCTCTGATTGCTAATGTGCCAGCGATGAATGGTATAACGGATTCAGATAAGCATCAGCTTCGGCAAAAAGGGGAAAATTCCAATTATTACATGTTTTTGGCTCAGGCTAAAGTTTATGCGTTATGTCATAAATTATATCCTGAAAGTAAAATTGGCCCTGCTGTTTCTTATATGACTAATTTTCCTTATGATCATACGTCTGCCAACGCATTAAAAAGTAAATCAATGGAAGATATGATTTCTTTTATTGATATGGATGTCGCACTACGAGGCGAATTGCCGTCATATTACAAACGCTATTTGCTGGATAGTAATATTGAGCTTGACGTGCAGGATGGCGACGAGCAGATTTTACAAAATGGTAAGGCTAACTTTTTAGGCTTGAATTGGTATTCAACTTCAGTCTTTAAATTGAGCCAAGAACAAAGTCCTAAAATGCTTGATGGGGTCATTTCAAATGTTGAAAAAGTTAGGGATGATCGCCTGATGAATTCTGAATGGGACTTTTCGTATGATCCAGTTGGATTACGTTTTGCTTTGCAAAAAGTTAACGACCGTTATCCTAATATTCCAATTATTATTACTGAATGTGGTTGGCCGGAACGGGAAGAATTAGAAGAGGGCAAGGTTCACGATACCAAGCGAATTAAATATTTAAATGGTCATATTTATGAATTGCGTGAAGCAATTAAAGATGGCGTCAACGTCATTTCCTTTAATCCGTGGTCATTTTTAGATTTATTAAGTGTGAATGATGGTATGGACAAGCGCTATGGCTTAGTTTTCGTTAACCGCGATAATTATGCCGAAAAAGATTTGGTACGTTACCCGAAAGATAGTTATTATTTTTACCAAAAGGTAATTGCAACTAATGCCCAAAATGTTGTGAAGTTAAACATTGATGAAGATAAAGAGGAGATTTAA
- a CDS encoding PTS sugar transporter subunit IIB produces the protein MAEKTIMLCCSAGMSTSLLVTKMKKAAEEQGKDVEIFAVPAAEADDKIAQGNINCILLGPQVRYMENEFKQKVEGKNIGLAVIDMQAYGLMDGAKVLAQAYQLMGK, from the coding sequence ATGGCTGAAAAAACCATTATGCTGTGCTGTTCCGCAGGAATGAGTACAAGTTTATTAGTAACCAAAATGAAAAAAGCTGCAGAAGAACAAGGTAAAGATGTTGAAATCTTTGCTGTTCCAGCAGCTGAAGCAGATGACAAAATTGCGCAGGGCAATATTAATTGCATTTTGCTCGGACCGCAAGTTCGTTATATGGAAAATGAATTCAAGCAAAAAGTAGAAGGGAAAAATATTGGTTTAGCCGTGATTGACATGCAAGCGTATGGCTTAATGGATGGTGCCAAAGTTCTTGCTCAAGCATACCAATTGATGGGTAAATAA
- a CDS encoding serine hydrolase domain-containing protein encodes MIDYSTTQSLIESMVTERIVPGVNYAFIKNKQVFTSTIGFASTYPKVTQLSPFAQYDLASLTKVLITENILLKLYQNGKLNFTEPLTDFIPEFKDPRVRLFHLLTHTSGIRGWIDHRDQLNHDELLNAIIHLPVTNEFEHKMRYADTNFILLGLVVKKIYGRPVQDVGMSEIIAPMDLPDTTFSPVKNNCVPTVWLNDQLLQGVPHDPKARQLGSDCGSAGLFSSMLDLIKICQGYLGIERDVLPLNQEVIAQLFDNKNPAGLQPRSWGWDLRFDPELHYPLILHTGFTGVLLLLDRVRKSGLILLTNRIHPTGHNQIFLTMREKIIQSFLKENDQ; translated from the coding sequence ATGATTGATTATTCAACCACTCAAAGCTTAATTGAATCGATGGTCACGGAGCGAATTGTTCCTGGCGTCAACTATGCTTTTATTAAAAACAAGCAAGTATTTACCTCAACCATTGGTTTTGCTAGTACATATCCCAAAGTGACCCAACTTAGTCCCTTTGCCCAATACGATTTAGCCAGCCTCACAAAAGTTTTGATTACTGAAAACATCTTATTAAAACTATATCAAAATGGAAAACTTAATTTTACCGAGCCATTGACTGATTTTATTCCCGAATTTAAGGATCCAAGAGTTAGGCTCTTTCACCTCTTAACACATACTAGCGGCATTCGCGGTTGGATTGATCACCGCGATCAGCTAAATCATGACGAGCTGCTCAATGCAATCATTCATCTTCCAGTGACAAACGAATTTGAACATAAGATGCGCTATGCGGATACCAATTTTATTTTGTTAGGCTTGGTCGTTAAAAAAATCTACGGTCGCCCAGTCCAAGATGTGGGGATGTCAGAAATTATTGCGCCAATGGATTTGCCAGATACGACTTTTTCCCCTGTTAAAAATAACTGTGTGCCAACCGTCTGGCTCAATGATCAATTGCTTCAAGGCGTACCTCATGATCCCAAAGCCCGCCAGTTAGGCAGTGATTGCGGTTCTGCGGGACTTTTTTCATCAATGCTTGACTTAATCAAAATTTGTCAGGGCTACTTGGGAATCGAGCGAGACGTCTTACCGCTTAATCAAGAAGTTATTGCCCAGCTCTTTGATAATAAAAATCCTGCAGGACTTCAGCCCCGTTCTTGGGGCTGGGACCTTCGTTTTGATCCTGAATTGCACTATCCTTTGATTTTGCACACTGGCTTTACAGGCGTCTTGCTTTTGCTTGATCGCGTGCGCAAATCCGGGTTGATTTTATTGACTAATAGAATTCATCCCACCGGTCATAATCAAATTTTTCTGACTATGCGAGAAAAAATCATCCAAAGTTTTTTAAAAGAAAATGACCAATAA